From Veillonella dispar, one genomic window encodes:
- a CDS encoding glycosyltransferase family 4 protein: protein MSIINVVGAKIWGGGEQYVYDICKQLQQRHRTAYILVDQSNEDMQSRYAQVGYVMTANLYTLKGFLSVNAVAKQVKAQGIDTIVCHSGKYILFCIALKQLTGAKLVFIKHNLVPGKTDMYHRWINAQVDAFVCVSKLVYDDLMTPVIKDTSKYHVVYNGIDPDRFQSFSDAVPMKSKVRTFGYSARITERKGLYLILSALEQIHQNNPDVRLIISGAGTEDQIKKLTDYIEAHQMHSYVEFIGFTRDIEGLYRSIDCLLLPTITREAFGLVICEAMYCGVPVITSSSGAQREIIDDGESGFIVDPLNEHTLQQAMEHVMSDDVNLPKIITNARHVVEERFMVNRVAHELVTIIDNLHSTNH from the coding sequence ATGTCTATAATCAATGTTGTAGGCGCCAAAATTTGGGGTGGTGGCGAACAATATGTATATGATATTTGTAAACAATTACAACAGAGACATAGGACTGCCTATATCTTAGTGGACCAATCGAATGAAGATATGCAATCTCGCTATGCTCAAGTGGGCTATGTGATGACGGCCAATCTTTATACCTTGAAGGGTTTTCTATCTGTTAATGCAGTAGCTAAACAGGTAAAAGCACAAGGGATTGATACGATTGTATGCCACTCTGGTAAATATATCTTATTCTGTATTGCCCTTAAGCAGTTAACAGGTGCTAAGTTAGTGTTTATTAAACATAATCTTGTACCTGGTAAAACAGATATGTATCATAGATGGATCAATGCACAAGTGGATGCCTTTGTTTGTGTATCTAAACTCGTTTATGACGACCTTATGACGCCTGTTATAAAGGATACTAGCAAATACCATGTTGTATATAATGGTATCGATCCGGACCGATTCCAGTCCTTTTCAGATGCAGTTCCTATGAAATCCAAGGTTAGAACCTTTGGCTATAGTGCGCGTATTACAGAACGAAAAGGTTTATATCTGATTTTAAGTGCCCTTGAACAGATTCATCAAAACAATCCAGATGTTCGATTGATTATATCTGGGGCTGGTACAGAGGATCAAATTAAAAAACTAACAGACTATATAGAAGCGCATCAAATGCATTCTTATGTTGAATTTATAGGCTTTACACGAGATATTGAAGGTTTATATAGATCAATTGATTGTTTACTATTGCCAACAATAACACGGGAGGCCTTTGGTCTCGTTATCTGTGAGGCGATGTATTGCGGTGTACCAGTCATTACAAGCAGTTCTGGGGCTCAGCGAGAAATCATAGACGATGGAGAATCTGGATTTATTGTAGATCCGCTGAACGAACACACATTACAACAGGCTATGGAACATGTGATGAGTGATGATGTAAACTTGCCGAAGATCATCACCAATGCACGACATGTTGTAGAGGAACGATTCATGGTTAATCGTGTGGCCCATGAATTAGTTACGATTATAGATAATTTACATTCCACGAATCATTGA
- a CDS encoding O-antigen ligase family protein, giving the protein MLLCVLPSALISTDIAVTTKYFLNIWVWKVLVIVPILLCIKSSRKLYAILSVFFVYMGIDAVSAFAQYLLGYNLGPGGRAGGVIHGSMMGLAMLLTLAFPLALIAAYDKRFPSYVRKSAVFSLFGMLLGMWGNQSRGSWLFNGINGALITLRYCFVNIRYVLVLLVAVVGIGYAFSSNQAYVARFESTFNISTDGSNLGRIYVWEADKQMIMDHPVTGVGPGLWQKTYREHYKLKQETQDLGHSHNNLLQIASESGLLGLVGFLGFSIFMFCKSLKHYVKTRNPYDLSILVGLISYLFLFGSVDYTWGNSSGIRMFWIVMAIMIQLKTIES; this is encoded by the coding sequence ATGTTACTATGTGTATTGCCATCCGCATTAATTAGTACCGATATAGCGGTGACCACAAAATATTTCTTAAATATTTGGGTTTGGAAGGTATTAGTCATCGTCCCAATTCTGCTATGTATTAAGAGTTCTCGCAAATTATACGCCATATTATCAGTATTTTTTGTGTATATGGGCATCGATGCTGTATCGGCCTTTGCCCAATATTTATTGGGCTATAACTTAGGACCAGGAGGTCGTGCAGGTGGTGTTATACACGGCTCTATGATGGGACTTGCCATGTTGTTAACATTGGCTTTTCCATTAGCATTAATTGCTGCCTATGATAAGAGATTTCCTTCGTATGTAAGAAAATCTGCTGTATTTTCTTTGTTTGGCATGCTATTAGGCATGTGGGGGAACCAAAGCCGTGGTTCCTGGTTATTTAATGGCATTAATGGTGCGCTCATTACATTGCGCTATTGCTTTGTAAATATTCGCTATGTATTAGTACTACTTGTAGCTGTTGTAGGTATAGGATATGCATTTAGTAGCAATCAAGCCTATGTAGCTCGTTTTGAAAGTACTTTTAATATAAGCACAGATGGTTCAAATTTGGGCCGTATTTATGTATGGGAAGCAGATAAGCAAATGATTATGGACCACCCTGTAACAGGTGTTGGTCCTGGATTATGGCAAAAAACATATCGAGAGCACTATAAATTAAAACAAGAAACTCAAGATTTAGGCCATTCTCATAATAATTTATTGCAAATAGCCTCTGAATCTGGTCTATTAGGCCTCGTTGGTTTCTTAGGATTCTCAATTTTTATGTTCTGTAAATCGTTGAAACACTATGTGAAGACACGAAACCCTTATGATTTATCAATCCTTGTAGGTTTAATTAGTTACTTATTCCTATTTGGATCAGTTGATTATACGTGGGGAAATTCATCTGGTATTCGCATGTTTTGGATTGTTATGGCCATCATGATTCAATTGAAAACAATTGAGAGTTAA
- a CDS encoding VirK/YbjX family protein: MGYLQTQWQRGRKIYGKRSWRETRRTFLHTMRSIRNKGEIEALETYFANYTPDPTLLDRQVGLFELMTRFFLFKSSTPQERLEAIVNHFDYLKDVFTDEAIREMYSVDPDNIYDDVSRMNRGFIVWESEDLDMVARLYYGPGQRKEGFLTLLLTLGKQGVYHANFRFGKGFNGEPAMWIGTIQGYKDGLDNAKTVTKKMFGYRPKNFIMFLLRHIAAICKVESIYAVSDEGFYANTHLVRGHRAKVAELDPLWEESGGVVCSDERFFKIPLEEYRKPIEEIKSQKRSQYRKRYELLDQYEQEIQNHVRPLLRVK; encoded by the coding sequence ATGGGATATTTACAAACACAATGGCAGCGAGGCCGTAAGATTTATGGCAAACGTAGTTGGAGGGAAACTAGACGTACTTTCCTTCATACAATGCGCTCTATCCGCAATAAAGGGGAAATTGAGGCACTAGAGACCTATTTTGCAAACTATACGCCTGATCCAACCTTATTAGACCGTCAAGTTGGTTTATTTGAGTTAATGACACGATTTTTCTTGTTTAAAAGCTCAACACCACAGGAACGATTAGAGGCTATTGTTAATCATTTTGATTATTTAAAAGATGTATTTACAGACGAAGCGATTCGTGAAATGTACTCTGTAGATCCAGATAATATTTACGACGATGTAAGCCGTATGAATCGTGGCTTTATCGTATGGGAATCAGAAGACCTGGATATGGTAGCACGCTTATATTATGGCCCTGGTCAACGTAAAGAAGGTTTCTTAACCTTGTTACTAACCTTGGGTAAGCAAGGTGTATACCATGCTAACTTCCGCTTTGGCAAAGGTTTTAATGGGGAACCTGCTATGTGGATTGGCACAATTCAAGGCTATAAAGATGGTCTAGATAATGCTAAAACAGTGACTAAAAAGATGTTTGGGTATAGACCAAAAAACTTTATCATGTTCTTATTGCGCCATATTGCAGCCATTTGTAAGGTAGAATCTATTTACGCTGTTTCTGATGAAGGTTTTTACGCAAATACCCACTTAGTTCGGGGTCACCGTGCTAAGGTAGCTGAGCTAGATCCATTATGGGAGGAATCCGGTGGTGTTGTATGTAGCGATGAACGGTTCTTCAAAATTCCATTAGAGGAATATCGTAAACCTATTGAAGAGATTAAATCACAAAAACGTAGCCAATATAGAAAACGTTATGAATTACTCGATCAATATGAACAAGAGATTCAGAATCATGTACGACCATTGTTACGAGTAAAATAA